The DNA segment GACATCGTGTCCTTCTTCAAGGAGTGACATGAGTTTGCTGGAAGACCTTTACAAACAGATCATTCTGGAGCATTACAAAAAGCCCAGAAATTACGGAGAACTGGAGCCCCACACCCACCGTCAGGAAGGCAAAAACACCTCCTGCGGAGACGAGATCACCCTGGACCTCACCATCGAAGATGGGGTTGTCAAAGAGGCCCGTTTCAAGGGGCATGGGTGTGCCATTTCGCAGGCCACAGCAAGCCTCATGACCGAGGCCATCAAGGGCAAAAAAGTCTCAGAGGTGCAGGACCTCAGCAGTTACTTCAAAAACATGCTGCGAAACGGCACCCCCCACCCAGAGCTGGGAGAACTCTCTGCATTGCAAGGCATCTCCAAAATTCACGCCAGGGTCAAGTGCGCTTCTTTGCCCTGGACCACTCTGGACGAAGCCCTGAAGTAAAACCTCGGTTTGAGGCAAGAACAGTGAAGAAGGTTGGCTTTTGGGCCGACCTTCTTTTGTGTTTCAGGCAAGCTGAGCATGCTCGTACAAACACCGATCACAAAGCCTTAATTTCTGAATGGTACGATTTCACCCAGAGCTGGCCATCTGGCCCAAAGGAGAAGCATTTTGCTGGAGCATCTGCAAGACATCATTCTGAAGTTCGGCTACATTGGCATTGCCGCAACTTTGTTGCTTGAAACAGGTTTTCTGATTTTCTTTTTTCTGCCCGGAGACACTTTGCTTTTGGCCGTGGGCACCATTGCGGCCACCGGAACCCTGAACATCTGGACCACCATCCTCTCTGCTTTCATTGGAGCTGTGCTGGGCAATGCTGTGGGTTACTGGGTGGGGGCCAAGTATGGCCGAGCGGTCTTCAGCAACCAGAACAGCAAACTCTTCAAACCCGAGAACATCACCAAAGCCGAGTATTTCTACCAGAAGTACGGTGCTCTGGCGATCATCCTGTCCCGCTTTGTGCCGGGCGTGCGGGCCATTGTGCCCACACTGGCCGGAATGGTCCGCATGAATTACGGCCTGTTCATGCTGTTGAACATGTTCAGTGCTGCCCTCTGGACGGTCAGTTTGCCCTTGCTGGCTTATTATGTGGTGCCCATGCTGGGCATCGATCCCAAAACCCTCGACAAGTACATCCTGATCATCATCCTGTGTGCTTTTCTGGTGCCCCTCATTCCGGTGGGTTACCGGATGCTCAAGCCCGCCAAAAACCACTGAGCAAACCCTTCAAACCAAACAAAAAACAGCCCCTAAGGGCTGTTTTTGACTGAAATTTTAACTGAAAGGGGAGAAGATCAATCCAGGAAGTCGCGCAGTTTGCGGGTGCGGGACTCGTGGTATTTCAGTTTGCGCAGGGCTTTGTTCTCGATCTGGCGGATGCGCTCACGGGTGACATTGAAGTACTGTCCCACCTCTTCAAGGGTGTGTTCACGTCCGTCCACGAGGCCTTTGCGCAGTTTGAGCACCATGGCTTCACGCTCGGTGAGTTTGGAGAGGGCTTTCTCCAGTTCCTCGCTGAGCAGGGTTTTGGCGGCGTTCTCAACGGGGCTGTCGAGGTTCTCATCGGGGATGAAGTCGCCGTAGAAGCTGTCTTTCTCGTCACCGATGGGGGTTTCCAGAGAGACCGGCTCCTGAGACACCTTCTGGACCTCTTCCACTTTGGCAGCGTCCCATCCGGGACCCATGGCTTCGGCGATCTCTTCGTAGCTGGGTTCTCTGGAGAGTTCTTGCTGCAACTGGCGGGCCGTGCGGGTCAGTTTGTTGATGGTTTCGACCATGTGCACCGGAATGCGGATGGTGCGGGCCTGATCGGCAATGGCGCGGTTGATGGCCTGACGGATCCACCAGGTGGCGTAGGTGGAGAACTTGTAGCGGCGTTTGTACTCGAATTTCTCAACGGCGCGAATCAAGCCCTGGTTGCCTTCCTGAATCAGGTCCAGGAAGCCCAGACCCCGTCCGGTGTACTTCTTGGCAATGGAGACCACCAGACGCAAGTTGGCTTCGATCAGTTGCTGGCGGGCATACTGACCGTCTTCCACAAGGCGTTGCAGGCGGCGTTGTTTGCGCTCGTCTTCGCTGTTTTCTCCGGCTTCCAGACGCTTGCGGGCCTCTTCACCGTCTTCGATGCGGCGGGCCAGATCGATTTCCTCGTCGAGGGTCAGG comes from the Deinococcus misasensis DSM 22328 genome and includes:
- the sufU gene encoding Fe-S cluster assembly sulfur transfer protein SufU codes for the protein MSLLEDLYKQIILEHYKKPRNYGELEPHTHRQEGKNTSCGDEITLDLTIEDGVVKEARFKGHGCAISQATASLMTEAIKGKKVSEVQDLSSYFKNMLRNGTPHPELGELSALQGISKIHARVKCASLPWTTLDEALK
- a CDS encoding DedA family protein — protein: MLEHLQDIILKFGYIGIAATLLLETGFLIFFFLPGDTLLLAVGTIAATGTLNIWTTILSAFIGAVLGNAVGYWVGAKYGRAVFSNQNSKLFKPENITKAEYFYQKYGALAIILSRFVPGVRAIVPTLAGMVRMNYGLFMLLNMFSAALWTVSLPLLAYYVVPMLGIDPKTLDKYILIIILCAFLVPLIPVGYRMLKPAKNH
- the rpoD gene encoding RNA polymerase sigma factor RpoD, with translation MTEKRTRSKKTSETIEVPQESTPVSQSAAKVRTRKKATAEEAPKPKGRRAAAPVDPDAAPRPEKPYIQHQAIQDLLRVGKTMGVLSTDEIAAALNLALDGTGTSEADMLEEIDDLQGFVQSKGIEISDLADDDDEVAGFGDDDDDDDEEEDEYFDDIPKTVSNDPVRQYLHEIGRVPLLTLDEEIDLARRIEDGEEARKRLEAGENSEDERKQRRLQRLVEDGQYARQQLIEANLRLVVSIAKKYTGRGLGFLDLIQEGNQGLIRAVEKFEYKRRYKFSTYATWWIRQAINRAIADQARTIRIPVHMVETINKLTRTARQLQQELSREPSYEEIAEAMGPGWDAAKVEEVQKVSQEPVSLETPIGDEKDSFYGDFIPDENLDSPVENAAKTLLSEELEKALSKLTEREAMVLKLRKGLVDGREHTLEEVGQYFNVTRERIRQIENKALRKLKYHESRTRKLRDFLD